A stretch of Candidatus Sphingomonas phytovorans DNA encodes these proteins:
- a CDS encoding putative peptidoglycan glycosyltransferase FtsW — protein MSRTNAGANTGTLTLWKRMKGEGGRGDRSALGMWFWDIDRLLLLLTLLLIAVGLIAVGAASPAAATRYSDEKHHFPALFYLWWQLAWVCVSLPILFIVSMLPVAFARRMALIGTVVCLVLLIAVPFFGVEKNGATRWLNFGVSLVQPSEFLKPFFIVTCAWLLSMRAKDEALPVVVITGAMTALVALLLMLQPDFGQTMVFAAVWLALLMIAGTSPKVMAGLIGCVPAGVIAAYFFYGTARTRIDAYLFPNHEGVGASDHFQTNAAHDTITAGGWRGTGPGGGSMKFRLPEGHTDYIFSVIGEEFGLIACMIIALLFLAIVVRVFVKLLDEQDEFRLFAAAGLATQFGVQALISMAVNTGLAPSKGMTLPFISYGGSSMIALSIGMGLLLAFTRRNPFVSRSPYIARWSGE, from the coding sequence ATGAGCAGGACGAACGCCGGGGCGAACACCGGGACGCTCACCTTGTGGAAGCGCATGAAGGGTGAGGGCGGCCGCGGCGACCGCTCGGCGCTCGGCATGTGGTTCTGGGATATCGACCGGCTGCTGCTGCTGCTGACCCTGTTGCTGATCGCAGTCGGGTTGATCGCGGTCGGCGCCGCGTCGCCGGCGGCCGCAACTCGTTATTCCGACGAGAAGCATCATTTCCCGGCGCTGTTCTATCTCTGGTGGCAGCTTGCCTGGGTCTGCGTGTCGTTGCCGATCCTGTTCATCGTCTCGATGCTGCCGGTCGCCTTTGCGCGGCGGATGGCGTTGATCGGCACGGTCGTCTGCCTGGTGCTGCTGATCGCGGTGCCGTTCTTCGGGGTGGAGAAGAACGGCGCGACGCGGTGGCTCAATTTCGGCGTGTCGCTGGTTCAGCCGTCCGAGTTCCTCAAGCCGTTCTTCATCGTGACCTGTGCCTGGCTGCTGTCGATGCGCGCCAAGGACGAGGCGCTGCCGGTCGTGGTGATCACCGGCGCGATGACCGCGCTCGTCGCGCTGCTGCTGATGCTCCAGCCGGATTTCGGCCAGACCATGGTGTTCGCCGCGGTGTGGCTCGCGCTGCTGATGATCGCGGGAACCTCGCCCAAGGTGATGGCGGGGCTGATCGGCTGCGTGCCGGCGGGCGTGATCGCAGCCTATTTCTTCTACGGCACCGCGCGGACGCGGATCGACGCCTATCTCTTCCCGAACCATGAGGGTGTGGGCGCCTCCGACCATTTCCAGACCAATGCGGCGCATGACACCATCACCGCGGGCGGCTGGCGCGGGACCGGGCCGGGCGGCGGATCGATGAAGTTCCGCCTGCCCGAGGGGCATACCGACTACATTTTCTCGGTGATCGGCGAGGAGTTCGGGCTGATCGCCTGCATGATCATCGCGCTGCTGTTCCTGGCGATCGTGGTGCGGGTGTTCGTCAAGCTGCTCGACGAGCAGGACGAGTTCCGGCTGTTCGCGGCGGCGGGGCTGGCGACCCAGTTCGGGGTGCAGGCGCTGATCAGCATGGCGGTCAATACGGGACTCGCGCCGTCAAAGGGCATGACCTTGCCCTTTATCAGCTATGGCGGATCGTCGATGATCGCGCTGTCGATCGGCATGGGTCTGCTGCTGGCTTTCACCCGGCGCAATCCGTTCGTATCGCGGTCACCCTATATCGCACGATGGAGCGGGGAATGA
- the murD gene encoding UDP-N-acetylmuramoyl-L-alanine--D-glutamate ligase, producing MITSPTWRGKRFAVLGLARSGAAVVRALVASGAEVVAWDSNEAARAALLPGTGRGTSEAGGGGLAPCVAIAEAPLRHPADGPPPRAGEELSFADPETIDLAGFDGLVVSPGVPINRHPVAAKARAAGVPVIGDIELFAQARASLPPHKVVGITGTNGKSTTTALIHHILETAGVPARLGGNIGKPILGEEPLPDGGVYVLELSSYQIDLTTSLDCDVAILLNITPDHLDRYDGFEGYAASKARLFAIQSLDHAAIIGIGDAASARIARSLSARGEHLTKIAPGMCMDQSRWPSLQGPHNAQNALAAIDACKALGVDDAAIDRGLESFAGLPHRMELVASRDGVAFVNDSKATNPESTAPALAAFSRIHWIVGGQAKTDDLDACAPWFGHIARAYTIGEAGPRFAAILTPHMSVEESGTLVQAVKSAAANARSGDTILLSPACASFDQFRDFEDRGDRFRSLVGGLA from the coding sequence GTGATCACCAGCCCCACATGGCGCGGCAAACGCTTCGCGGTGCTGGGGCTTGCGCGCTCGGGCGCGGCGGTGGTGCGCGCGCTCGTGGCGAGCGGAGCCGAGGTGGTGGCGTGGGATTCGAACGAGGCGGCGCGGGCTGCGCTCCTCCCCGGCACGGGGAGGGGGACCAGCGAAGCTGGTGGAGGGGGGCTCGCCCCATGCGTTGCGATTGCGGAAGCTCCCCTCCGCCATCCTGCGGATGGTCCCCCTCCCCGTGCCGGGGAGGAACTTTCGTTCGCCGATCCGGAGACGATCGACCTCGCCGGTTTCGATGGGCTCGTCGTTTCTCCCGGCGTGCCGATCAATCGCCATCCGGTCGCCGCGAAGGCGCGGGCGGCGGGCGTGCCGGTCATCGGCGATATCGAGCTGTTCGCTCAGGCGCGGGCCAGCCTGCCGCCGCACAAGGTGGTCGGGATCACCGGCACCAACGGCAAGTCGACCACGACGGCGCTGATTCACCATATCCTGGAGACAGCCGGCGTGCCGGCGCGGCTGGGCGGGAATATCGGCAAGCCGATCCTGGGCGAGGAGCCGTTGCCTGACGGTGGCGTCTATGTGCTTGAGCTGTCGAGCTACCAGATCGACCTGACGACCAGTCTCGATTGCGATGTCGCGATCCTGCTCAACATCACGCCCGACCATCTCGACCGCTATGACGGGTTCGAGGGTTATGCCGCGTCGAAGGCGCGGCTGTTCGCGATTCAGTCGCTGGATCATGCCGCGATCATCGGGATCGGCGATGCTGCCTCGGCGCGGATCGCCCGGTCGCTGTCGGCGCGGGGCGAGCATTTGACGAAGATCGCGCCGGGCATGTGCATGGACCAGTCGCGCTGGCCGTCGCTGCAAGGGCCGCACAATGCGCAGAACGCGCTCGCCGCGATCGATGCGTGCAAGGCGCTTGGTGTCGATGACGCGGCGATCGATCGCGGGCTTGAGAGCTTCGCCGGCCTGCCGCACCGGATGGAGCTGGTCGCCAGCCGGGACGGCGTTGCCTTCGTCAACGACAGCAAGGCGACCAATCCCGAGTCCACCGCGCCGGCGCTGGCCGCCTTTTCGCGGATTCACTGGATAGTGGGCGGACAGGCCAAGACCGACGATCTCGACGCCTGCGCGCCCTGGTTCGGGCATATCGCGCGCGCCTATACGATCGGCGAGGCCGGGCCGCGCTTCGCCGCGATCCTGACGCCGCACATGTCGGTCGAGGAAAGCGGAACCCTGGTTCAGGCAGTGAAGAGCGCCGCGGCGAACGCCCGGTCGGGTGACACCATATTGCTCTCGCCCGCCTGCGCGTCATTCGACCAGTTTCGCGATTTCGAGGATCGCGGCGACCGGTTTCGCAGCCTGGTCGGAGGGCTCGCATGA
- the mraY gene encoding phospho-N-acetylmuramoyl-pentapeptide-transferase codes for MLYFIANYLGFPGILNLFRYLSFRSGGAVATALIIGLIIGPRFIGWLRVRQGKGQPIRDDGPQSHLAKRGTPTMGGLMILTSLVLSILLWMDLSNPFVWACTFVTLGFGAIGFLDDYDKVRKASTKGVSGRMRLVGEFTIAAIAAGLIIHQNNATGTHLYLPFTNGWWVDLGYFYILFAAFTIVAFGNAVNLTDGLDGLATMPVIIAAVAFMIIVYLAGNAKFATYLGIPHVPRAGDLAIFCGAMIGAGLAFLWFNAPPAAVFMGDTGSLALGGALGTIAVVAHHEIVLGIIGGLFVIEALSVIIQVFFYKRTGRRIFKMAPIHHHFEQLGWSEPTVVIRFWIIALVLALAGLSTLKLR; via the coding sequence ATGCTCTATTTCATCGCCAACTATCTGGGTTTTCCCGGTATCCTCAACCTCTTCCGCTATCTGAGCTTCCGCTCGGGCGGGGCGGTGGCGACCGCGCTGATCATCGGCCTGATCATCGGGCCCCGGTTCATCGGCTGGCTGCGCGTGCGCCAGGGCAAGGGGCAGCCGATCCGCGACGACGGGCCGCAGAGCCACCTGGCCAAGCGCGGCACGCCGACCATGGGCGGGCTGATGATCCTGACCTCGCTGGTGCTGTCGATCCTGTTGTGGATGGACCTGAGCAACCCGTTCGTCTGGGCCTGCACCTTCGTGACGCTCGGGTTCGGCGCGATCGGTTTCCTCGATGATTACGACAAGGTGCGCAAGGCGAGCACCAAGGGCGTGTCGGGGCGGATGCGGCTGGTCGGCGAGTTCACCATCGCGGCGATCGCGGCCGGGCTGATCATTCATCAGAACAATGCGACAGGCACGCATCTCTATCTGCCCTTCACCAATGGCTGGTGGGTCGATCTCGGCTATTTCTACATCCTGTTCGCTGCCTTCACGATCGTCGCGTTCGGCAATGCGGTGAACCTGACCGACGGGCTGGACGGCCTCGCGACCATGCCGGTGATCATCGCCGCGGTCGCGTTCATGATCATCGTCTATCTGGCGGGTAATGCGAAGTTCGCGACCTATCTCGGCATTCCCCATGTCCCCAGGGCGGGCGACCTTGCGATCTTCTGCGGGGCGATGATCGGGGCGGGGCTTGCGTTTCTGTGGTTCAACGCGCCGCCGGCAGCGGTCTTCATGGGCGACACCGGCAGCCTGGCGCTCGGCGGGGCGCTCGGCACCATCGCGGTCGTCGCGCACCACGAGATCGTGCTCGGCATCATCGGCGGCCTGTTCGTGATCGAGGCGCTGTCGGTCATCATCCAGGTGTTCTTCTACAAGCGCACCGGCCGGCGCATCTTCAAGATGGCGCCGATCCACCATCATTTCGAGCAGCTCGGCTGGAGCGAGCCGACCGTCGTGATCCGTTTCTGGATCATCGCGCTGGTGCTCGCGCTTGCTGGCCTGTCGACCTTGAAGCTTCGGTGA
- a CDS encoding UDP-N-acetylmuramoyl-tripeptide--D-alanyl-D-alanine ligase codes for MSLWTSAEIATATGGTASTEFTATGVTFDSREVGPGDLFVALKGETSDGHRFLDQSSERGASGAVVAVATPHPHVLVSDTMAALEAMARAARARTPAKIIGVTGSVGKTSTKEALFAALDRGAPGTAHRSVKSYNNHTGVPLSLARMPAASRFGVFEMGMNHAGELAHLTTLVRPHVAMVTAIAPAHTAFFPDESAIADAKGEIFAGLEPGGVAIIPYDSPHRDRLIGHARPHAAKIVTFGIDPGADVRAIETMRTATGGTFVTASLGEKELSFTVGQPGMHWVSNALAVLAAVDAVGGDLALAGLALAELGGLAGRGARLTVKVAGGEALVIDESYNANPTSMRATLAVLGAEAAPRKLAVLGEMRELGEKSDAYHAGLADPVIAAGVERVILVGEAMRPLANALEGRVDFVHVPDTAAARASLLEMLAPGDAVLIKGSNGVGLASVVAALANGTA; via the coding sequence ATGAGCTTGTGGACCTCGGCCGAGATCGCGACCGCCACCGGGGGCACCGCCTCGACCGAGTTCACCGCCACCGGCGTGACCTTCGATTCCCGTGAAGTCGGCCCGGGCGACCTGTTCGTCGCGCTGAAGGGCGAGACGAGCGACGGGCACAGATTCCTCGACCAGAGCTCCGAGCGGGGAGCGTCGGGTGCGGTTGTCGCCGTTGCGACACCGCACCCGCATGTCCTGGTTTCCGATACGATGGCGGCGCTCGAGGCGATGGCCCGTGCCGCGCGCGCGCGGACCCCGGCGAAAATCATCGGGGTGACCGGATCGGTCGGCAAGACAAGCACCAAGGAAGCGCTGTTCGCGGCACTCGATCGTGGCGCGCCGGGTACCGCGCACCGGTCGGTGAAGAGCTACAACAATCACACCGGCGTGCCGCTGAGCCTGGCGCGCATGCCGGCGGCAAGCCGTTTCGGCGTGTTCGAGATGGGCATGAACCATGCAGGCGAACTGGCGCATCTGACGACCCTGGTGCGGCCGCATGTCGCGATGGTGACCGCGATCGCGCCAGCCCATACGGCCTTCTTCCCGGACGAATCGGCCATTGCCGACGCCAAGGGGGAGATCTTCGCCGGGCTCGAGCCGGGCGGGGTCGCGATCATCCCCTATGACAGCCCGCACCGCGACCGTCTGATCGGGCACGCCAGGCCGCATGCCGCCAAGATCGTGACCTTCGGAATTGATCCGGGCGCCGACGTCCGCGCGATCGAGACGATGCGCACCGCGACTGGCGGAACCTTCGTCACGGCATCGCTGGGCGAAAAGGAACTGAGCTTCACCGTCGGGCAGCCGGGCATGCACTGGGTGTCGAACGCGCTGGCGGTGCTGGCGGCGGTCGACGCGGTCGGCGGCGACCTGGCGCTGGCCGGGCTTGCGCTGGCCGAGCTGGGCGGGCTGGCCGGGCGCGGCGCGCGGCTGACCGTCAAGGTTGCCGGCGGCGAGGCGCTGGTGATCGACGAAAGCTATAACGCGAACCCGACATCGATGCGGGCGACGCTCGCGGTGCTGGGCGCGGAAGCTGCGCCACGGAAGCTCGCCGTGCTGGGCGAGATGCGCGAGCTGGGCGAGAAGAGCGACGCCTATCATGCGGGGCTTGCCGACCCGGTGATCGCCGCGGGCGTCGAACGGGTCATTCTGGTCGGTGAAGCGATGAGGCCCCTTGCGAACGCGCTTGAGGGCAGGGTCGATTTCGTCCATGTGCCCGATACCGCTGCCGCGCGGGCAAGCCTGCTGGAAATGCTGGCGCCCGGCGACGCGGTTCTCATCAAGGGTTCGAACGGAGTCGGGTTGGCGAGCGTGGTCGCCGCTTTGGCGAACGGGACAGCATAA
- a CDS encoding UDP-N-acetylmuramoyl-L-alanyl-D-glutamate--2,6-diaminopimelate ligase → MKLGALTGGAEDATVTGFAIDHRKVAPGTVFGAFEGAQVNGEDFIPAAVAGGAIAVVARPGARVEGVAHIADANPRKRFAGLAARYFAPFPETAVAVTGTNGKTSTVEMTRQLWRMAGFHAASIGTLGVTTADDQVSTGLTTPDIVTFLSNVAGLSREGVSHVAFEASSHGLSQYRTEGLQVRAAAFTNLSRDHLDYHGTMEAYFEAKLRLFSEVVVDGGAVVVWADDPHAARVIEIARGRSFSVLTVGTQGETLKLVSRDPTLLGQGLVIEAGARTYKVMLPLIGAYQAANALTAAGLVIATGGDVGQTLASLGRLQPVRGRLERAAIARSGAPVYVDYAHTPDALEAAIAALKPHVSGRLITVFGAGGDRDQGKRAPMGAVATAMSDKVYVTDDNPRSEDPAAIRAMVMVGAPGATEIGSRRDAIGAAIAEAGPQDIVLVAGKGHEQGQIVGDLVLPFDDVSVAREMAA, encoded by the coding sequence ATGAAGCTAGGCGCGCTGACCGGTGGAGCGGAGGACGCAACGGTCACCGGCTTCGCGATCGACCATCGCAAGGTGGCGCCCGGCACCGTGTTCGGTGCGTTCGAGGGCGCCCAGGTGAATGGCGAGGACTTCATTCCGGCGGCGGTCGCCGGCGGCGCGATCGCGGTGGTGGCGCGGCCCGGGGCGCGGGTCGAGGGTGTCGCGCATATCGCCGACGCCAATCCGCGCAAGCGGTTCGCCGGGCTGGCCGCACGCTATTTCGCGCCCTTCCCGGAGACTGCCGTCGCGGTAACGGGAACCAACGGCAAGACCTCGACCGTCGAGATGACCCGGCAATTGTGGCGGATGGCGGGTTTCCATGCCGCGTCGATCGGCACGCTGGGCGTGACCACGGCTGACGACCAGGTCTCGACCGGGCTGACCACGCCTGACATCGTCACCTTCCTGTCGAACGTGGCTGGGCTGTCGCGCGAGGGCGTCAGCCATGTTGCCTTCGAAGCGTCGAGCCACGGTCTGTCGCAATATCGCACCGAGGGGCTGCAGGTCAGGGCTGCGGCCTTCACCAATCTCAGCCGCGACCATCTCGATTATCACGGTACGATGGAGGCCTATTTCGAGGCGAAGCTTCGGCTGTTCTCGGAAGTGGTGGTCGATGGCGGCGCGGTCGTGGTGTGGGCCGACGATCCTCATGCGGCGCGCGTGATCGAGATCGCGCGGGGACGAAGCTTTTCCGTGCTGACGGTCGGAACGCAGGGCGAGACGCTGAAACTGGTATCGCGCGATCCCACCCTGCTCGGGCAGGGTCTGGTCATCGAGGCCGGGGCCAGGACGTACAAGGTGATGCTGCCCCTGATCGGTGCCTATCAGGCGGCGAACGCGCTGACCGCGGCGGGGCTGGTGATCGCGACCGGCGGCGATGTCGGGCAGACGCTTGCGTCGCTCGGGCGGCTGCAGCCGGTACGGGGACGGCTGGAGCGCGCCGCGATCGCGCGGAGCGGTGCGCCGGTCTATGTCGATTATGCCCATACGCCCGATGCGCTCGAGGCGGCGATCGCGGCGCTGAAGCCGCATGTATCGGGGCGGCTGATCACGGTGTTCGGTGCTGGCGGGGATCGCGACCAGGGCAAGCGCGCGCCGATGGGGGCGGTGGCGACGGCAATGTCCGACAAGGTCTATGTCACTGATGACAATCCGCGGTCGGAGGATCCGGCGGCGATCCGGGCGATGGTGATGGTCGGCGCGCCCGGCGCGACCGAGATCGGATCGCGCCGCGATGCGATCGGCGCGGCGATCGCGGAGGCGGGGCCGCAGGATATCGTGCTGGTCGCGGGGAAGGGGCATGAGCAGGGGCAGATCGTCGGCGACCTGGTGCTGCCGTTCGACGATGTCAGCGTCGCGCGGGAGATGGCGGCGTGA
- a CDS encoding penicillin-binding protein 2: MTALVARPQPQRRLTGQRHALVATAHVRLMMLMLLLAAGFTLVIGRIAMLGFVSEPASAQGPVSGLMQRGDILDRNGEPLARTIEAWTIGVHPGKLLGDRRELAAKLAAIVPGHDESWYYAKLTLPVNFTYLERHASPALVNAIHALGEPGLAFAREPERLYPQTTMAAHVLGYIGPTGDDRRIMGRAGIERAFDDQLTSPSTRATPVTLSIDSRVQAAMESELGRAMIAFKAKSATGVVLDVHTGEVMAMVSLPVYNPNKIAGTSSDALRNNVTQSVYELGSTFKPITMATAIETGVVTSMARRFDATQPLHVGGFTIHDDHAQKRFLDIPEALIHSSNIVTARIADEIGKDRMAAMFKAMGFDTRPEIELREKQKPIWPVFWARTTVMTTAYGHGIAVTPLHLANAYATLVNGGIWRPTTLLKVAPGKAPEGRRVLSEATSARMRQLLRLVVTQGTGRKGEAPGYRVGGKTGTAEVAGAGGYSKKTNVSTFAAAFPMDAPRYVVIAMLDSPIGNAESFGLTTAAWTAAPVVSRVISRTGAMLGVTPDNRRDVDVSELLPLLWHAPGENPADAE, translated from the coding sequence TTGACGGCACTCGTCGCCCGACCACAGCCGCAACGGCGCCTGACCGGCCAGCGCCATGCGCTGGTCGCGACGGCGCATGTGCGGCTGATGATGCTGATGCTGCTGCTCGCCGCCGGCTTCACGCTGGTGATCGGGCGGATCGCGATGCTCGGTTTCGTTTCCGAGCCTGCCAGCGCTCAGGGGCCGGTTTCGGGCTTGATGCAGCGCGGGGATATTCTGGACCGCAACGGCGAGCCGCTGGCGCGGACGATCGAGGCGTGGACGATCGGCGTGCACCCGGGCAAGCTGCTCGGCGATCGTCGCGAGCTGGCGGCGAAGCTTGCCGCGATCGTGCCCGGCCATGACGAATCCTGGTATTATGCCAAGCTGACGCTGCCGGTGAATTTCACCTATCTCGAACGCCACGCCTCGCCGGCGCTGGTCAACGCGATCCATGCGCTGGGCGAGCCTGGCCTTGCCTTCGCGCGGGAGCCTGAGCGGCTGTATCCGCAGACCACCATGGCAGCACATGTCCTCGGCTATATCGGCCCGACGGGCGACGACAGGCGGATCATGGGCCGTGCCGGGATCGAGCGTGCCTTCGACGACCAACTGACCAGCCCCTCCACGCGCGCCACCCCGGTGACCCTGTCGATCGACAGCCGGGTGCAGGCGGCGATGGAGAGCGAACTGGGCAGGGCGATGATCGCGTTCAAGGCGAAGTCGGCGACCGGCGTCGTGCTCGACGTCCATACCGGCGAAGTGATGGCGATGGTCTCGCTGCCAGTCTACAATCCGAACAAGATCGCCGGCACGAGCAGCGACGCGCTGCGCAACAACGTGACTCAGAGCGTGTACGAGCTGGGATCGACCTTCAAGCCGATCACCATGGCGACCGCGATCGAGACCGGCGTCGTGACCTCGATGGCGCGTCGCTTCGATGCGACCCAGCCATTGCATGTCGGCGGCTTCACCATCCATGACGACCATGCGCAGAAGCGTTTCCTCGACATCCCCGAGGCACTGATCCATTCGTCGAACATCGTGACCGCGCGGATCGCCGACGAAATCGGCAAGGACCGCATGGCGGCGATGTTCAAGGCGATGGGTTTCGATACCCGCCCCGAGATCGAACTGCGCGAGAAGCAGAAGCCGATCTGGCCTGTGTTCTGGGCGCGCACCACGGTGATGACGACTGCCTATGGCCACGGCATCGCGGTGACGCCGCTTCACCTCGCCAACGCCTATGCGACGCTGGTGAATGGCGGGATCTGGCGGCCGACGACGTTGTTGAAGGTCGCCCCGGGCAAGGCGCCCGAGGGCCGCCGCGTACTGTCCGAGGCGACCAGTGCGCGGATGCGCCAGCTCCTGCGGCTGGTCGTGACCCAGGGCACCGGCCGCAAGGGCGAGGCGCCCGGATATCGCGTCGGCGGCAAGACCGGCACCGCCGAAGTCGCGGGGGCGGGCGGTTACTCGAAGAAAACGAACGTCTCGACCTTCGCGGCGGCTTTCCCGATGGACGCGCCGCGCTATGTGGTGATCGCAATGCTCGACTCGCCTATCGGCAACGCCGAATCCTTTGGCCTCACCACCGCCGCCTGGACGGCGGCCCCGGTCGTGAGCCGTGTCATCTCCCGCACCGGCGCGATGCTTGGCGTGACGCCGGACAATCGTCGCGACGTCGATGTCTCCGAATTGCTGCCGCTGTTGTGGCATGCCCCGGGCGAGAACCCGGCGGACGCCGAATGA